The sequence ACTTCGTGACAAACACGAGTCAGAGCAGCGGTCAGAGTCGTCTTACCATGGTCTACGTGACCAATAGTGCCCACGTTCAGGTGCGGCTTTTTACGCTCAAATTTAGATTTAGACACAGTTACACCTCTTCCTGTTACTTAAGTCCTGGGTATCAACCCTTTTTAATAATTGCTTCGGCAATGTTGTTTGGGGCTTCAGCGTATCGCGAAAACTCCATCGCGTAAGATGCACGACCCTGGGATGCAGAGCGCAGATCAGTCGCATAACCAAACATTTCCGACAACGGAACCTCGGCGCGAACAATCTTGCCGGCGACACCGTCTTCCATACCCTGAATCAAGCCACGACGGCGGTTCAAATCGCCCACCACGTCGCCCATATAATCTTCAGGCGTTACAACCTCAACCTTCATCAGCGGCTCAAGCAGAGCCGGGCTCGCCTCCAGGGCACCTTTCTTCATGGCCATGGAACCCGCGACCTTGAACGCCATTTCGTTGGAGTCCACATCGTGGTAGGAACCATCGTACAGGGTTGCCTTGATACCCAGCAGCGGATAGCCAGCCAAACAGCCGTTCTTCATCTGCTCGGAGATACCCTGCTGCACCGCCGGGATGTACTCCTTGGGAACAGCACCGCCGACGATCTCATTTACGAAGATAAAGTTTTCACAATCCTCTTCGTCCAGCGGCAGCGGATCAATCCTGACCTTAACGTGACCGTATTGACCACGACCACCCGACTGACGAACAAACTTGCCTTCGACGTCTACCGACTTACGAATACACTCACGGTATGCTACCTGCGGCTTACCGATGTTTGCCTCAACCTTGAACTCACGACGCATGCGATCAACGATGATATCCAGGTGAAGCTCACCCATACCAGAGATAATAGTCTGGCCAGACTCTTCGTCGGTGCGGACCTGGAAGGACGGATCTTCTTGCGCCAGCTTACCAAGCGCAATGCCCATCTTCTCCTGATCGGCTTTCGACTTTGGCTCCACCGCTACAGAGATGACCGGATCCGGGAATTCCATGCGCTCAAGAATAATCTTGTGATTCTCGTCGCACAGAGTATCGCCAGTGGTAACGTTCTTCAGGCCAATTGCTGCGGCAATATCACCTGCCAGAACTTCCTTGATCTCCTGACGGTCCTTGGAGTGCATCTGAACCATACGGCCGACACGCTCTTTTTTGCCTTTAACAGAGTTGTAAACGGCATTACCAGACTGGAGCGTACCGGAGTAAACCCGAAAGAACGTCAAGGTGCCAACGAAGGGGTCCGTCGCAATCTTGAATGCCAGCGCGGCAAACGGCGCAGCGTCGTCAGCCTGACGGGTCTCTTCGGCGCCATTTTCGTCAACTTCACCACGGATCGCCTTAACTTCATCCGGCGCCGGCAAGAATTCAACAACGGAGTCCAGTACTGCTTGAACACCCTTGTTCTTGAACGCGGAGCCACAGGTCGCGACAACGATCTCGTTTGCCAGAGTGCGCATACGAAGACCTTTCTTGATGTCTTCGATGCTGAGCTCACCTTCATCGAGGTAACGCATCATTAGCTCTTCATTGGCTTCAGCGGCCGCTTCCATCATTTCTTCGCGGTACTTGGCCACTTCGTCCACCATCTCGGCAGGAACATCACGCTCGTCGTATGTCACGCCAGCGTCATCCGGATTCCAGTAGATCGCCTTGTTACGAATCAAGTCGATTACACCGGCGAAATCTTCCTCGGCACCGATCGGCAACTGAACCGGAACGCAGTTTGCGCCCAGACGTTTTTTGATCTGCTCAACCACACGCAGGAAGTTAGCACCGGCACGGTCCATCTTGTTGACGAACACCATGCGAGGAACTTCATACTTATTGGCCTGACGCCATACAGTCTCGGACTGAGGCTCAACACCGGAGGAACCACAGAACACCACAACAGCGCCGTCGAGCACCCGCAATGAACGCTCTACCTCGATGGTAAAGTCAACGTGTCCCGGGGTGTCGATGATGTTGATACGGTGCTCAGGATATTGCTTATCCATACCCTGCCAGAAACAGGTCGTAGCAGCAGACGTGATAGTAATACCACGCTCCTGCTCCTGCTCCATCCAATCCATAGTGGCCGCGCCATCATGAACCTCACCGATTTTGTGGGAGATACCTGTGTAGAACAGAACCCGCTCGGTGGTTGTGGTTTTGCCCGCATCAACGTGCGCGACAATACCAATGTTTCTATATCGCTTAATCGGAGTCTTACGTGCCACTGTATAAACCTCGGCTGATTTAGAAACGGAAGTGAGAGAACGCCTTGTTGGCTTCTGCCATGCGGTGTACGTCTTCACGCTTCTTAACAGCGGCGCCTTTGCTGTCTGCGGCGTCAAGAATTTCACCGGCCAGACGCTGCGCCATGGACTTCTCGCCGCGCTTCCGTGAAAAATCTACGAGCCAGCGCATAGCCAGCGCGTTCTGACGGGAAGGCCGTACTTCTACAGGCACCTGGTAAGTAGCACCACCCACACGACGGGACTTAACTTCCACCATCGGCTGGATGTTCTCCAGGGCCTTCTCGAACATGTCGATCGGCTCTTCTTTGGACTTGTCGGCAACAATTTCCAGAGCACCATAAACAATGCGCTCTGCAACCGCTTTCTTGCCGCTCTCCATCACGTGGTTGATGAACTTGGCAAGACGCGCACTACCGAACTTCGGATCCGGGATAATTTCCCGCTTAGCTGCAACTCTTCTTCTAGGCATCGATAAGCCCTTATGTAATTAAAAGGTCTTCAGGAACCCCTGAGATAGCCAAATGCTACTCAGCCTTACTCTTACCGTTCTGACAAGCAACGATAAAAGACACCCGCTCGGGATATCAGGACTTGGGACGTTTTGTACCGTACTTGGAGCGACCCTGCCTACGGCTCTGCACACCCTGGGTGTCCAGTGTTCCGCGAACAGTGTGATAGCGCACACCCGGAAGGTCTTTTACGCGACCACCACGGATAAGCACAACACTGTGCTCCTGAAGGTTGTGACCTTCACCACCAATGTATGACGAAACCTCGAAGCCGTTGGTCAGACGAACACGGCACACTTTACGCAGTGCTGAGTTCGGCTTCTTCGGCGTTGTGGTGTAAACACGAGTGCAAACACCACGGCGCTGAGGACAAGCCTGAAGAGCAGGAACATCGCTCTTGGCTACCTTGCGCTTACGAGGCTTACGCACCAACTGATTAATCGTTGCCATGTAAGCAAACTCCAAAAAACCATATCAATGAAACTTACCCCCAACGAAGGGGGTAAAATTTAAGGGACGCAAGTTTAAGCCCGCGCCCCCGGACAGTCAAGGTGACTGATCTCTTTTTAACCACCTCAGCATAAGTAACTACACGGAGATGATATGTCCGAATCAACCTCCGCGGTTGAGTTCGGCGCTCAGAGCTTCTTCAACGTCGGCCGCAGTAACGCCCTGCGCTTCCAGTTCGCGCTTGCGTCGACGCTCGGCATGATAAGCCAGACCAGTTCCCGCAGGAATCAGGCGACCAACCACAACGTTCTCTTTCAGGCCGCGCAGGTAATCACGCTTGCCTGTAACCGCACCTTCGGTGAGCACACGGGTTGTTTCCTGGAACGACGCGGCTGAGATAAACGACTCAGTCGCCAAGGAGGCCTTGGTGATACCCAACAGCAAACGCTCGAACCGTGCCGGTTCTTTGTCCGAAGCGTTGGCCGTTTCGTTGGCCTCAAGCACTTTATTGATTTCCACCGAGTCACCGGAAATCAATTGCGTGTCACCCGGATCGGCAATCTCCACTTTGCGCAACATCTGACGCACGATTACTTCAATGTGCTTGTCGTTGATCACAACGCCCTGCAAGCGGTAAACGTCCTGGATTTCGTTGGTAATGTACTTCGCCAACGCAACCACACCGAGCAGACGCAAAATGTCGTGCGGGTTGGACGGGCCATCGGAAATCACCTCGCCCTTCTCAACAGTTTCGCCTTCAAATACGTTCATCTGGCGATGCTTGGGAATCAGAACCTCATAAGGATCTGCATCTTTCGGAGTGATCACCAAGCGCTTCTTGCCTTTGGTTTCCTTACCGAAAGAGATCATGCCACTGATCTCAGCGAGGATGGACGATTCTTTCGGTCGACGCGCTTCGAACAGGTCGGCAACCCTTGGCAGACCACCTGTGATGTCACGTGTTTTAGAGCTCGCCTGAGGAATACGGGCAACCACATCACCCAGCTCGATACGGGCGCCATTGGCCATGGTCACCAGCGCCTTCGCCGGCATGAAGAAAATCGCCGCACCACCACCAGGCAGGTCAACATCGTTACCTGACTCGTCAATCATCTGGATTGCCGGACGAATGTCTTTACCGGCCGCCGGACGCTCCTTCGGATCAATGATTTCCATGGTCGACAGGCCAGTAAGCTCGTCGGTCTGGGTACGAACAGTTATACCCTGATCCATATTGACGAACTTAGCTGTACCCTCCGCTTCCGCGATGATCGGGTGAGTATGTGGATCCCACTTGGCTACCACAACACCCGCCTCAACGGTGTCGCCGTGCTTCACAGACAATACCGCACCATAGGGAAGCTTGTACCACTCGCGCTCACGCCCCTGATCGTCAGCGATCGCCAAGGCCGAGGAACGGGAAATAACAACCAGCGAACCGTTTGTTTTCTCAAGCGACTTCAGGTTATGCAGGCGCACGGTACCACCATGCTTGACCTGAATATTATCTACCGCAGAAGCCCGGCTCGCAGCACCACCAATGTGGAACGTACGCATGGTGAGCTGGGTTCCCGGCTCACCGATAGACTGTGCAGCAATAACACCAACCGCTTCACCAACATTCACACGATGGCCACGAGCCAAATCGCGACCGTAGCACTTCGAACAGATGCCATGGCGAGTCTCACAGGTGATCGCAGAACGCACCCATACCTCATCCACGCCAGCACCCTCAAGCGCTTCAATCATTTTCTCATCCAGCAACGTGCCAGAAGGAACAACGGCATTATCTTTATCTATGGGAGTAAACGCATCCCGGGCAGTAACACGGCCCAGAACTCGAGCACCCAGAGGAACAACTACGTCGCCGCCTTCGATGTGCGGCGTCATCAGCAGACCTTCTTCGGTTCCGCAATCTTCCTCGGTAACCACCAGATCCTGCGACACATCAACCAGACGGCGAGTCAAGTAACCGGAGTTCGCGGTCTTCAGTGCGGTATCCGCCAGACCCTTACGGGCACCGTGAGTTGAGATAAAGTACTGAAGTACGTTCAGGCCTTCACGGAAGTTCGCGGTGATCGGCGTCTCAATGATAGAACCATCCGGTTTCGCCATCAGACCACGCATACCCGCCAACTGACGGATCTGCGCAGCGGAGCCCCGAGCGCCTGAGTCAGCCATCATGTAGACGGAGTTAAAAGACTCTTGCATCAGATCTTCGCCGTCTTCACCTTTAACCGGCTTACCATCGGCACCAAGAACTTTTTCCTTCGCCAGACGTTCCATCATGGCCTTGGAAACCTTGTCGTTGGCTCGCGACCAGATATCAATAACCTTGTTGTACTTCTCACCCTGAGTCAGCAGGCCCGACGCGTACTGGGTTTCGATATCTTTTACTTCCTGGGAAGCCGCATCCACCAACTCGTACTTCTCCGGGGGAATCTCAAAATCGTTAAAACCGATCGAGATACCGGAAACCGTGGCGTATTGGTAGCCCATATACATGAGCTGAT is a genomic window of Marinobacter antarcticus containing:
- a CDS encoding GTP-binding protein codes for the protein MSKSKFERKKPHLNVGTIGHVDHGKTTLTAALTRVCHEV
- the fusA gene encoding elongation factor G — translated: MARKTPIKRYRNIGIVAHVDAGKTTTTERVLFYTGISHKIGEVHDGAATMDWMEQEQERGITITSAATTCFWQGMDKQYPEHRINIIDTPGHVDFTIEVERSLRVLDGAVVVFCGSSGVEPQSETVWRQANKYEVPRMVFVNKMDRAGANFLRVVEQIKKRLGANCVPVQLPIGAEEDFAGVIDLIRNKAIYWNPDDAGVTYDERDVPAEMVDEVAKYREEMMEAAAEANEELMMRYLDEGELSIEDIKKGLRMRTLANEIVVATCGSAFKNKGVQAVLDSVVEFLPAPDEVKAIRGEVDENGAEETRQADDAAPFAALAFKIATDPFVGTLTFFRVYSGTLQSGNAVYNSVKGKKERVGRMVQMHSKDRQEIKEVLAGDIAAAIGLKNVTTGDTLCDENHKIILERMEFPDPVISVAVEPKSKADQEKMGIALGKLAQEDPSFQVRTDEESGQTIISGMGELHLDIIVDRMRREFKVEANIGKPQVAYRECIRKSVDVEGKFVRQSGGRGQYGHVKVRIDPLPLDEEDCENFIFVNEIVGGAVPKEYIPAVQQGISEQMKNGCLAGYPLLGIKATLYDGSYHDVDSNEMAFKVAGSMAMKKGALEASPALLEPLMKVEVVTPEDYMGDVVGDLNRRRGLIQGMEDGVAGKIVRAEVPLSEMFGYATDLRSASQGRASYAMEFSRYAEAPNNIAEAIIKKG
- the rpsG gene encoding 30S ribosomal protein S7, which encodes MPRRRVAAKREIIPDPKFGSARLAKFINHVMESGKKAVAERIVYGALEIVADKSKEEPIDMFEKALENIQPMVEVKSRRVGGATYQVPVEVRPSRQNALAMRWLVDFSRKRGEKSMAQRLAGEILDAADSKGAAVKKREDVHRMAEANKAFSHFRF
- the rpsL gene encoding 30S ribosomal protein S12 — translated: MATINQLVRKPRKRKVAKSDVPALQACPQRRGVCTRVYTTTPKKPNSALRKVCRVRLTNGFEVSSYIGGEGHNLQEHSVVLIRGGRVKDLPGVRYHTVRGTLDTQGVQSRRQGRSKYGTKRPKS
- the rpoC gene encoding DNA-directed RNA polymerase subunit beta'; this translates as MKDLLNLLKSQNQSKEFDAIRIGLASPDMIRSWSFGEVKKPETINYRTFKPERDGLFCAKIFGPIKDYECLCGKYKRLKHRGVICEKCGVEVALASVRRERMGHIELASPVAHIWFLKSLPSRIGLMLDMTLRDIERVLYFESFIVIDPGMTTLESGQLLNDEQYYEALEEFGDEFDARMGAEAVKQLLEDIDLQAEVDALREEIPQTNSETKIKKFSKRLKILEAFLYSGNKPGDMVMTVLPVLPPDLRPLVPLDGGRFATSDLNDLYRRVINRNNRLKRLLELNAPDIIVRNEKRMLQEAVDALLDNGRRGRAITGTNKRPLKSLADMIKGKQGRFRQNLLGKRVDYSGRSVIVVGPYLRLHQCGLPKKMALELFKPFIFSKLEHRGLATTIKAAKKMVEREEGVVWDILDEVIRQHPIMLNRAPTLHRLGIQAFEPVLIEGKAIQLHPLVCAAYNADFDGDQMAVHVPLTLEAQLEARALMMSTNNILSPANGEPIIVPSQDVVLGLYYMTRERKSALGEGMVFADVKEAHRAYGAGQVDLQAIVKVRVKEVAILESGERTEEYKIVDTTVGRALLFDIVPDGLSYDLVNKPMVKKAISNLINTCYRDAGLKETVIFADQLMYMGYQYATVSGISIGFNDFEIPPEKYELVDAASQEVKDIETQYASGLLTQGEKYNKVIDIWSRANDKVSKAMMERLAKEKVLGADGKPVKGEDGEDLMQESFNSVYMMADSGARGSAAQIRQLAGMRGLMAKPDGSIIETPITANFREGLNVLQYFISTHGARKGLADTALKTANSGYLTRRLVDVSQDLVVTEEDCGTEEGLLMTPHIEGGDVVVPLGARVLGRVTARDAFTPIDKDNAVVPSGTLLDEKMIEALEGAGVDEVWVRSAITCETRHGICSKCYGRDLARGHRVNVGEAVGVIAAQSIGEPGTQLTMRTFHIGGAASRASAVDNIQVKHGGTVRLHNLKSLEKTNGSLVVISRSSALAIADDQGREREWYKLPYGAVLSVKHGDTVEAGVVVAKWDPHTHPIIAEAEGTAKFVNMDQGITVRTQTDELTGLSTMEIIDPKERPAAGKDIRPAIQMIDESGNDVDLPGGGAAIFFMPAKALVTMANGARIELGDVVARIPQASSKTRDITGGLPRVADLFEARRPKESSILAEISGMISFGKETKGKKRLVITPKDADPYEVLIPKHRQMNVFEGETVEKGEVISDGPSNPHDILRLLGVVALAKYITNEIQDVYRLQGVVINDKHIEVIVRQMLRKVEIADPGDTQLISGDSVEINKVLEANETANASDKEPARFERLLLGITKASLATESFISAASFQETTRVLTEGAVTGKRDYLRGLKENVVVGRLIPAGTGLAYHAERRRKRELEAQGVTAADVEEALSAELNRGG